In Zingiber officinale cultivar Zhangliang chromosome 8B, Zo_v1.1, whole genome shotgun sequence, a single genomic region encodes these proteins:
- the LOC122014047 gene encoding uncharacterized protein LOC122014047 yields MSSSLLLLLSLFFPSSLSAAVTGQSSASPSNSSTVYDILQEYNLPPDILPDTVKSFSVASNGYIVIDLYGECYIDFEYVVYYAPRVSSFLGYGSVSNLEGVQIRSYLIWYDVSYIKVDLPYSDFIYIQFGWVTRKLGIDQFQHIHSCRGILSLFHRAKKVARSAFELLKPSLDFAGASLNNI; encoded by the exons atgtcctcctccctcctcctcctcctttctctcttcttcccttcctcccTCTCCGCGGCGGTGACTGGCCAATCGTCGGCCTCGCCGTCCAACAGCTCCACTGTCTACGACATCCTCCAGGAGTACAACCTCCCTCCCGACATCCTCCCCGACACCGTCAAGTCTTTCTCCGTCGCTTCCAACGGCTACATCGTCATCGATCTCTACGGAGAGTGCTACATCGACTTCGAGTACGTCGTCTACTACGCCCCACGCGTGTCTAGCTTCCTCGGCTACGGCTCCGTCTCCAACCTCGAGGGTGTCCAGATCCGGAGCTATCTCATCTGGTACGACGTCAGCTACATCAAGGTCGACCTCCCCTACTCCGATTTCATCTACATCCAGTTCGGCTGGGTCACTCGCAAGCTCGGCATTGACCAGTTCCAGCACATACACTCTTGCAGAGGGATTCTCTCTCTGTTTCATCGCGCCAAGAAGGTTGCCCGTTCAGCGTTCGAG CTGCTGAAACCCTCCCTCGACTTTGCTGGTGCCAGCCTCAACAACATCTAG